One window from the genome of Malus domestica chromosome 01, GDT2T_hap1 encodes:
- the LOC139187904 gene encoding uncharacterized protein, with protein sequence MVKGGVAVFFLLFCVLLTQCLAASDSTAPAAPQTPASPKYSRWNPDPKLVKCLGAYHTTSATCYHEISVSYWTRKVAIQEDCCKAIVEMDDDCANYVFYKFHNCFFQALLKNHCFSKASPSPSPAPTKA encoded by the coding sequence ATGGTGAAGGGAGGAGTTGCTGtgtttttccttctcttttgcgTATTATTGACACAATGTTTGGCTGCTTCCGATTCCACAGCTCCTGCAGCACCCCAAACACCCGCATCCCCAAAGTACTCACGGTGGAACCCTGATCCTAAGCTTGTAAAGTGCCTTGGAGCTTACCACACTACCTCCGCAACTTGTTACCATGAGATTTCCGTATCTTACTGGACTCGCAAAGTCGCCATTCAAGAAGATTGCTGCAAGGCCATTGTAGAAATGGACGACGATTGCGCCAACTACGTTTTCTACAAGTTCCACAACTGCTTCTTCCAAGCTCTGTTAAAGAATCATTGCTTCAGCAAAGCTTCACCTTCACCTTCACCggcacccacaaaagcttaa